A window of the Tunturibacter empetritectus genome harbors these coding sequences:
- a CDS encoding O-methyltransferase — protein MGLFSKKIKQEHKVMLQHDRAAGTLQSETHRATPECPQPQHWSMVDSMTAELEVLEFLATLVTTIKPRLVVETGSFLGVSTEWIAKGLERNGFGKVISCEFDPVVYARAKERLDASPLKPWIELRNQSSLEMKIDGTIDLFFSDSDMPIREQEVKRFLPQINPNGLILMHDASSHHKVVRDAAKSMEAEGLLSVVFLPTPRGLVIAQPRAGRS, from the coding sequence ATGGGTTTATTCAGCAAGAAGATAAAGCAGGAACACAAGGTCATGCTGCAGCATGATCGCGCCGCCGGTACGCTCCAGTCCGAGACCCACCGCGCCACGCCCGAGTGCCCGCAACCCCAGCACTGGAGCATGGTCGACTCCATGACCGCCGAGCTCGAAGTCCTCGAATTCCTCGCGACGCTGGTGACAACCATCAAGCCCAGGCTCGTCGTTGAAACCGGATCGTTCCTAGGCGTCTCGACCGAATGGATTGCAAAGGGCCTCGAGCGCAACGGCTTCGGCAAAGTCATCAGCTGCGAGTTTGACCCCGTCGTCTACGCTCGCGCCAAAGAACGCCTCGATGCCTCCCCGCTCAAGCCCTGGATCGAACTCCGCAACCAGTCCAGCCTTGAGATGAAGATTGACGGCACCATCGATCTCTTCTTCTCCGACTCCGACATGCCGATCCGCGAGCAGGAGGTCAAACGCTTTCTTCCCCAGATCAACCCCAACGGACTCATCCTCATGCACGACGCCAGTTCGCACCACAAAGTCGTTCGCGACGCTGCGAAATCAATGGAGGCCGAAGGCCTGCTCTCCGTCGTCTTTCTACCCACGCCTCGCGGACTCGTCATCGCTCAACCCCGCGCCGGGCGCAGCTAG
- a CDS encoding ArnT family glycosyltransferase has product MPTPQTQKHSHPFRAPWYLFWAGLLLRVLYITLAHTYRIRPSEDHLQFGWEMGRIARALSTGFGYADPFTGHSGPTAWVPPLYPLLLAGVFKLFGVYTAKSTWVILTINSIFSAATALLIFEIAARCFQPTGRARKIALWSAWLWALYPAALQYAVHWVWDMALTAFLFSAVIVIALRVRSIGEEPPAPNPQTTLRWCLFGLLWGMIALLNSTILLFLPVCGIWMLLGGAKPKPALGPAISKAILSAIIFLACLAPWMLRNERVFHAFIPIRGNLGAELHDSVLDSYNGFTVGTRVPVCDVCPEYLRYKTMGEYAYVQHEGKLAREHIRTHKMRFFELALKRFYFYWISVPKPVEKGVLNEAFRVLNYSFVSLAGLLGLFLALKQRIPGAILFAWAFALLPLTYYFVTVQARFRHPLEPLMTILTVYLFQSATRASQREPT; this is encoded by the coding sequence ATGCCAACTCCACAAACACAGAAGCACTCTCATCCCTTCCGAGCGCCGTGGTATCTCTTCTGGGCCGGCCTCCTTCTCCGCGTTCTCTACATCACCCTCGCCCACACCTACCGCATCCGCCCCTCCGAGGATCACCTGCAGTTTGGGTGGGAGATGGGCCGCATCGCCCGGGCACTCTCCACCGGCTTTGGATACGCCGACCCATTCACAGGCCACTCCGGCCCCACCGCCTGGGTGCCGCCGCTCTACCCTCTGCTCCTTGCCGGTGTCTTCAAACTCTTCGGCGTCTACACCGCGAAATCCACCTGGGTCATCCTCACCATCAACAGCATCTTCTCCGCAGCAACAGCTCTCCTCATATTCGAGATCGCCGCAAGGTGCTTTCAACCCACCGGACGAGCCCGCAAGATCGCCCTCTGGTCAGCCTGGCTATGGGCGCTCTACCCCGCCGCCTTGCAATACGCCGTCCACTGGGTCTGGGACATGGCCCTCACCGCCTTCCTCTTCTCCGCCGTCATCGTGATCGCCCTGCGTGTTCGCAGCATCGGAGAAGAACCTCCAGCACCCAATCCTCAAACCACCCTCCGCTGGTGCCTCTTCGGACTCCTCTGGGGCATGATCGCCCTGCTCAACTCAACGATCCTTCTCTTCCTCCCCGTCTGCGGCATCTGGATGCTCCTCGGAGGAGCAAAGCCAAAACCCGCCCTCGGCCCCGCAATCAGCAAAGCCATCCTCTCGGCAATCATCTTTCTCGCCTGTCTCGCACCGTGGATGCTGCGCAACGAGAGAGTCTTTCACGCATTCATCCCCATTCGCGGCAACCTCGGCGCAGAGCTGCACGACTCCGTTCTCGACTCCTACAATGGCTTCACCGTCGGCACAAGAGTGCCCGTCTGTGACGTATGCCCGGAGTACCTCAGATACAAAACCATGGGAGAGTACGCCTACGTCCAGCACGAAGGCAAACTCGCACGCGAACATATCCGCACCCACAAAATGCGATTCTTCGAACTCGCTCTCAAGCGCTTCTACTTCTACTGGATCAGCGTTCCCAAGCCGGTCGAAAAAGGAGTCCTCAACGAAGCCTTCCGTGTCCTGAACTACAGCTTCGTCAGCCTCGCCGGACTTCTAGGTCTCTTTTTAGCGCTCAAGCAGCGCATCCCTGGAGCGATCCTCTTCGCATGGGCTTTCGCACTTCTACCGCTCACCTATTACTTCGTCACCGTCCAGGCTCGCTTTCGCCACCCGCTCGAACCCCTCATGACCATCCTCACCGTCTACCTCTTCCAGTCCGCCACTCGAGCGTCTCAGCGAGAGCCGACGTAA
- a CDS encoding glycosyltransferase family 2 protein: protein MPKATLSVAIITLNEEANLARTLASVGFANEVIVVDSGSTDRTLEIAESFGAKIFTEPWKGFARQKNSAIEKCVGTWVLSLDADEELTAELQREIGQMLEGDAEVRPPVDGYRLRLRHVFLGRWMRHGGYYPDLKLRLFRRVASAGAAGFTERPVHESVQVAGRVEMMKNDFLHHGYPELNIYLEHMNRYSSLGGKIVAAKGKVSRSWVAFCWNVVWVPLLTFVWNFGFRLGFLDGREGLLLHLYHSAYISWKYAKAWQIGRYVGSR, encoded by the coding sequence ATGCCGAAAGCGACACTCTCTGTAGCCATCATCACCTTGAATGAAGAAGCCAATCTCGCGCGGACGCTGGCCAGTGTGGGGTTTGCGAATGAGGTGATTGTGGTGGACTCAGGCTCGACCGATCGCACTCTGGAGATTGCGGAGTCGTTTGGGGCAAAGATTTTTACGGAGCCGTGGAAGGGATTTGCGAGGCAGAAGAACTCTGCCATTGAAAAGTGTGTGGGGACGTGGGTACTTTCGCTGGATGCGGATGAAGAGCTGACGGCGGAGTTGCAGAGGGAGATTGGGCAGATGCTTGAAGGGGACGCCGAGGTGCGCCCACCTGTGGATGGCTATCGGCTTCGACTGCGGCATGTCTTTCTCGGACGCTGGATGCGTCATGGAGGCTATTATCCGGATCTCAAGCTGCGTTTATTTCGGCGTGTGGCGAGCGCTGGTGCGGCCGGCTTCACTGAGCGGCCGGTGCATGAGTCGGTGCAGGTTGCGGGGAGGGTGGAGATGATGAAGAACGATTTTCTCCACCATGGTTATCCTGAGTTGAATATTTATCTGGAACATATGAACCGCTACAGCAGTCTTGGCGGCAAGATTGTTGCGGCAAAGGGGAAGGTCAGCCGCTCGTGGGTGGCTTTCTGCTGGAACGTTGTTTGGGTTCCGCTGCTGACGTTTGTGTGGAACTTTGGGTTTCGGCTGGGTTTTCTGGATGGGCGCGAAGGGTTGCTGCTCCATCTTTATCATTCGGCTTATATCAGCTGGAAGTATGCCAAGGCGTGGCAGATTGGGCGTTACGTCGGCTCTCGCTGA
- a CDS encoding multicopper oxidase family protein yields MLSRRRLLQRGLTSAAGLTLSKTVPAMQQAMASPAQVRSGVKLTSYVDPLPIPPVIRTTGKPNEVIDVEMRQFQHKVHRDLPPTTLWGYNSSWPGPTIEARSGQPLSINWISKLPTTHLLPIDHSIHGAESSLPAVRNVAHLHGACTMPDDDGYPEAWFTAQGEHGPHGAKFNPRPSTYPNCQPSTALWYHDHCLGITRLNVYAGLAGFYLIRDEAEKALNLPQGDYEIPLMLQDRLFHHDGSLYYPKVINGPKEHPIWIQEFYGDYNCVNGKVAPFLEVEPRRYRFRIVNAANARFYHLRLFNSDATGKIQNDSFDTPSFQQIGTDGGLLPAPLQLHYLLIAPGERFDIVIDFSGCEGKSFSLVNDAPAPYTMGGQYLAEDVLLFKVNKPLSSQDTSVVSETLVPFEPLVPTYTTRERLLLVSEKERPSDGYVITGLLGNARWHEPITEDPTAGSTEIWSFINITGDVHPLHIHLVRFQVLNRQTFDVPTYQQTGKLVFTGRPMAPESNERPAYKDTIKSYPGYVTRVIMRFDLPHGAQVSPGDELLYVWHCHILEHEDNEMMRPYKLIV; encoded by the coding sequence ATGCTAAGCAGACGCCGCCTACTCCAGCGCGGTCTCACCTCCGCCGCCGGCCTCACCCTTAGCAAAACCGTGCCTGCAATGCAACAGGCCATGGCCTCGCCCGCCCAGGTACGCAGTGGAGTCAAACTCACCAGCTACGTCGACCCCCTGCCCATCCCGCCGGTTATCCGCACCACCGGCAAACCAAACGAAGTCATCGACGTCGAAATGCGCCAGTTCCAACACAAGGTTCACCGCGACCTCCCGCCGACGACCTTGTGGGGATACAACAGCTCCTGGCCCGGCCCCACCATCGAAGCCCGGAGCGGCCAGCCCCTCAGCATCAACTGGATCAGTAAGCTTCCTACAACGCATCTACTCCCCATCGATCACTCCATACACGGCGCCGAATCGTCACTGCCCGCCGTCCGCAACGTCGCCCATCTCCACGGCGCCTGCACCATGCCCGACGACGACGGCTACCCCGAAGCCTGGTTCACAGCGCAAGGCGAACACGGGCCGCATGGCGCGAAGTTCAACCCCCGCCCCTCGACATATCCCAACTGCCAGCCCTCAACCGCTCTCTGGTATCACGACCATTGCCTCGGCATCACCAGGCTGAACGTCTACGCCGGATTAGCAGGCTTCTATCTCATTCGCGACGAAGCGGAGAAAGCACTCAACCTCCCTCAAGGCGACTACGAAATCCCCCTCATGCTGCAGGATCGCCTCTTCCACCACGACGGATCCCTCTACTACCCAAAAGTTATTAACGGCCCCAAGGAACACCCCATCTGGATTCAGGAGTTCTACGGCGACTACAACTGCGTCAACGGAAAGGTCGCCCCATTTCTCGAGGTCGAACCGCGCAGATACCGCTTCCGCATCGTCAACGCCGCGAACGCGCGCTTCTATCACCTGCGGCTCTTCAACTCAGACGCCACCGGAAAGATCCAGAACGACTCCTTCGACACCCCATCCTTCCAGCAGATCGGCACCGACGGTGGCCTTCTCCCTGCCCCGCTCCAACTTCACTACCTCCTCATAGCCCCAGGCGAGCGCTTCGATATCGTCATCGACTTCTCTGGCTGTGAAGGCAAATCCTTCTCGCTCGTCAACGACGCCCCTGCCCCCTACACCATGGGCGGTCAGTACCTCGCCGAAGACGTCCTGCTCTTCAAGGTGAACAAGCCCCTCTCCAGCCAGGACACCAGCGTCGTCTCAGAAACACTCGTCCCATTCGAGCCGCTTGTCCCCACCTATACGACCCGGGAACGCCTCCTCCTCGTCTCAGAAAAAGAGCGCCCCTCCGACGGCTACGTCATCACCGGCCTTCTCGGCAACGCACGCTGGCACGAACCCATCACCGAAGATCCAACGGCTGGTTCAACCGAGATCTGGTCTTTCATCAACATCACCGGCGACGTCCATCCCCTGCACATCCATCTCGTGCGCTTCCAGGTCTTGAATCGCCAGACCTTCGATGTGCCAACCTACCAGCAGACCGGCAAGCTCGTCTTCACCGGAAGGCCAATGGCGCCCGAGAGCAACGAGCGCCCCGCCTACAAAGATACGATCAAGTCCTACCCGGGCTATGTCACCCGCGTCATCATGCGCTTTGATCTTCCCCACGGAGCACAGGTCTCTCCAGGCGACGAACTCCTCTACGTCTGGCACTGCCACATCCTGGAGCACGAAGACAACGAGATGATGAGGCCCTACAAGCTAATCGTGTAA
- a CDS encoding alkaline phosphatase family protein — protein MKRTVNAPNGTLKCGAMMLIALQVFAGLPQSAYAQTAVPETKTPIKHVIIIIGENRTFDHVYATYKPKAGETVSNLLSKGIVNANGKPGPNYSLSAQFSAVDSTTADNGKYSNSPQEKSIYSTLPAALAGGPEKQSVASAPFTTLKVAELADTGLAPAYNKFLLTGATGIAGGKPDTRIANDTNLREGVFQLSGPKMPYDAYTNSPVHRFFQMWQQTDCNADYATEENASGCLNDLFPWVEVSVGTGGNGAKQPANFNETTTGEGATSMGFYNMAQGDAPYFKTLADDYTISDNFHQSVMGGTGANHIMFGFGDAIFYTNSKGAATKPPTNEIENPNPQVATNDFYDQDGYGGGSYVDCGDISQPGVPAVTNYLQSLKRPVKSNCVKGDYYLVNNYNPGYNGDGTLTSQYSPFTIPPTSQKSIGDNLVAHNIPFKYFGENWDLYVTDPTESNSFDEYCNICNPFQYQTQFMGTQAARQTYIADTTELYEDIDTGNLPPVSIVKPSGFNDGHPASSKLDLFEGFTKKIIDGVKANPTLWADTAIFVTFDEGGGYYDSGYIQPVDFFGDGTRIPLIVVSKYSTGGKVSHEYGDHVSLMKFIEKNWGLPTISDRSRDNLPNPIQKATSPYVPTNSPAIGDLTDDFQFSTK, from the coding sequence TTGAAACGTACTGTCAACGCCCCTAACGGGACATTGAAGTGCGGCGCGATGATGTTGATTGCGCTGCAAGTGTTTGCGGGACTGCCACAATCCGCCTACGCCCAAACTGCCGTCCCCGAAACAAAGACTCCTATCAAGCACGTCATCATCATCATCGGGGAAAACCGCACCTTCGATCACGTCTACGCCACCTACAAGCCGAAGGCAGGCGAGACCGTCTCGAACCTCCTCTCTAAGGGCATCGTCAACGCCAACGGCAAGCCCGGCCCGAACTACTCCCTCTCCGCTCAGTTCTCGGCCGTCGACAGCACCACCGCTGATAACGGAAAGTACTCCAATAGCCCACAGGAAAAGAGCATCTACAGCACCCTGCCCGCGGCTCTCGCTGGCGGACCTGAAAAGCAGAGCGTAGCCAGCGCACCTTTCACTACTCTTAAGGTCGCCGAACTTGCTGACACCGGTCTCGCTCCCGCCTACAACAAGTTCCTGCTCACCGGTGCCACCGGCATCGCTGGCGGCAAGCCCGACACTCGCATTGCCAACGACACCAACCTGCGCGAAGGTGTCTTCCAGCTCAGCGGACCCAAGATGCCGTACGACGCCTACACCAACAGCCCCGTACACCGCTTCTTCCAGATGTGGCAGCAGACCGACTGCAACGCCGACTACGCCACCGAAGAGAACGCCAGCGGTTGCTTGAACGACCTCTTCCCCTGGGTTGAAGTCTCGGTCGGCACCGGCGGCAATGGAGCCAAGCAGCCAGCCAACTTCAACGAAACGACCACCGGCGAAGGCGCCACCTCCATGGGCTTCTACAACATGGCCCAGGGCGACGCCCCCTACTTCAAGACGCTCGCCGATGACTACACCATCAGCGACAACTTCCACCAGTCCGTCATGGGCGGCACCGGCGCCAACCACATCATGTTCGGCTTCGGCGATGCCATCTTCTACACCAACTCCAAAGGCGCCGCCACCAAGCCCCCCACCAACGAAATCGAAAACCCCAACCCCCAGGTCGCGACCAATGACTTCTACGATCAGGATGGTTACGGCGGCGGCAGCTACGTCGACTGCGGCGACATCAGCCAGCCAGGCGTTCCAGCCGTCACCAACTACCTCCAGTCCCTCAAGCGGCCTGTGAAGTCGAACTGCGTCAAGGGCGATTACTACCTAGTCAACAACTACAACCCCGGCTACAACGGCGACGGTACCCTCACCTCGCAGTACTCGCCTTTCACTATTCCACCAACCAGCCAGAAGAGCATCGGCGACAATCTCGTTGCTCACAACATTCCCTTCAAATACTTCGGCGAGAACTGGGATCTGTACGTAACCGACCCCACCGAGTCGAACTCGTTCGATGAGTACTGCAACATCTGCAATCCCTTCCAGTATCAGACACAGTTCATGGGAACCCAGGCTGCCCGCCAGACCTACATCGCGGACACGACTGAGCTCTATGAAGACATCGACACCGGCAACCTGCCCCCAGTCTCCATCGTCAAGCCCAGCGGCTTCAACGATGGTCACCCGGCCTCCTCCAAACTCGACCTCTTCGAAGGCTTCACCAAGAAGATCATCGACGGCGTCAAAGCCAACCCGACCCTCTGGGCCGACACTGCCATCTTCGTCACCTTCGACGAAGGCGGCGGATACTATGACTCCGGCTACATCCAGCCCGTCGACTTCTTCGGCGACGGTACCCGCATCCCCCTCATCGTTGTCTCGAAGTACTCCACCGGCGGAAAAGTCTCGCACGAGTACGGCGATCACGTCTCCCTCATGAAGTTCATCGAGAAGAACTGGGGCCTGCCCACCATCTCCGACCGCAGCCGCGACAACCTGCCGAACCCGATCCAGAAAGCAACCAGCCCCTACGTCCCGACGAACAGCCCAGCAATTGGCGATCTAACGGATGACTTCCAATTCTCCACCAAATAA
- a CDS encoding YncE family protein, translating into MKNLRLQKLIAKLLPSTLLLAGIAAATHLLHAASPTVLPKFHVQDQWNLGGKGGWGFLVLDAPAHRLYIPRTNRVMVVDTDTGKLIGEVEDMKNIRDIALDSSGKFGYVTDPTDGTAGFVRVFDRATLKVVASIPTGAIPAAIVFDPASNSVVAFNSHSHSVTIIDAATNQVTATIPLTSRPASAITDGKGAIFVALPALGQITRIDPAAKKITASWQLTPCTGPAGLASDAAHHQLFTTCEDHKLVSVDTDTGRLTPIGDAPPNTGDIDFDARHNLLFVADATGTLSIFRRDGLAKYSRIQQVSTQPGARTMIVSQKDDRAYLVTSKFGQNTSATSEELKFRPTPVPGTFSVIVVGR; encoded by the coding sequence ATGAAGAATCTCCGCCTGCAAAAACTAATCGCAAAACTCCTTCCCTCAACCCTCCTCCTCGCGGGAATCGCTGCCGCCACCCATCTCCTCCACGCTGCAAGCCCAACCGTCTTGCCGAAGTTTCATGTCCAGGACCAATGGAACCTCGGCGGTAAAGGCGGATGGGGCTTCCTCGTTCTCGACGCCCCCGCGCACCGCCTCTACATTCCCCGAACCAATCGCGTCATGGTCGTCGACACCGACACCGGCAAGCTCATCGGCGAAGTAGAGGACATGAAAAACATCCGCGACATCGCCCTCGACAGCTCCGGCAAATTCGGCTACGTCACCGACCCCACCGACGGCACCGCCGGATTCGTCCGAGTCTTCGACCGCGCCACCCTCAAAGTTGTCGCCTCCATCCCCACCGGCGCCATTCCCGCCGCCATCGTCTTCGACCCCGCTTCAAACTCGGTCGTCGCCTTCAACTCACACAGCCATAGCGTCACCATCATCGACGCCGCCACCAACCAGGTCACCGCAACCATCCCCCTCACCAGCCGCCCCGCTTCAGCCATCACCGACGGCAAAGGGGCCATCTTCGTCGCGCTCCCAGCCCTCGGTCAGATCACCCGCATCGACCCTGCCGCAAAAAAGATCACCGCATCCTGGCAGCTCACGCCCTGCACCGGCCCAGCCGGCTTAGCCAGCGACGCAGCCCACCATCAGCTCTTCACCACCTGCGAAGATCACAAGCTCGTCTCCGTCGACACAGACACCGGCCGCCTCACCCCCATCGGCGACGCTCCACCCAACACCGGCGACATCGACTTCGATGCCCGTCACAATCTGCTCTTCGTCGCCGACGCCACCGGAACGCTCTCCATCTTCCGCCGCGACGGACTCGCAAAATACTCCCGCATCCAGCAGGTAAGCACTCAACCCGGCGCAAGAACCATGATTGTCAGCCAGAAGGACGACAGGGCATATCTCGTAACCTCCAAGTTCGGCCAGAACACCAGCGCGACCTCCGAAGAGCTGAAGTTCCGCCCCACTCCAGTCCCCGGCACCTTCTCTGTCATCGTCGTCGGCCGCTAA
- a CDS encoding radical SAM protein, translating to MSQIATSTTTTFSEIAGKVTEGSRIGRDEARWLWSNASDEELRSLAAMVRGRFHAPATCTYMVMRIINYTNVCVAQCDYCAFYKLPSQDGGYVLSQEDVFAKLDELLALGGDLAAFNGGFNPHLPLSYYCELFAAIRARYGDGLEFYALTIAEFMYLADHAKLSYSEAAARLKDAGVRWITGGGSEILTEEFRARHSKFKYTVAQYFEAQRAIVEAGLKTTATMVIGFDESLEERLEHLERTRQFQDETGGLASFLCWTFKPYFTQIGGIEITTAEYLRHLALCRIYLDNIPRIRTSVLTQNEQALGGLNYGADDFDLPIEDEVTQKAGATISLDFERILNYARELGYTPTYRHVSLGQPPWVEV from the coding sequence ATGAGCCAGATTGCCACTTCGACTACGACGACGTTTTCCGAGATTGCGGGTAAGGTCACCGAGGGCTCCCGGATTGGGCGGGATGAGGCGCGGTGGCTTTGGAGCAACGCGTCCGATGAGGAGTTGCGGTCGCTTGCTGCGATGGTGCGCGGGCGGTTTCATGCTCCGGCGACGTGCACGTATATGGTGATGCGGATCATCAACTATACGAATGTGTGTGTGGCGCAGTGCGACTACTGTGCGTTCTACAAGCTGCCCAGCCAGGATGGCGGGTATGTGTTAAGCCAGGAAGATGTGTTTGCGAAGCTGGATGAGTTGTTGGCGCTGGGTGGGGATCTGGCGGCATTCAATGGCGGGTTCAATCCGCATCTGCCGCTGAGTTATTACTGCGAGTTGTTTGCTGCGATTCGCGCTCGGTATGGCGATGGACTGGAGTTTTATGCGCTGACGATTGCGGAGTTTATGTATCTGGCGGATCATGCCAAGCTGAGCTACTCGGAGGCGGCGGCGCGGCTGAAGGATGCGGGCGTGCGGTGGATCACTGGCGGCGGGTCGGAGATTTTGACGGAGGAGTTTCGCGCGCGGCACTCGAAGTTCAAGTACACGGTGGCGCAGTACTTTGAGGCGCAGCGGGCGATTGTTGAAGCAGGGCTGAAGACGACGGCGACGATGGTGATCGGATTTGATGAGAGCCTGGAGGAGCGGTTGGAACATCTTGAGCGCACGCGGCAGTTTCAGGATGAGACTGGGGGGCTGGCGAGCTTTCTGTGCTGGACGTTCAAACCCTACTTCACGCAGATTGGCGGGATTGAGATTACGACGGCGGAGTATCTGCGGCACCTCGCGTTGTGCCGGATTTATCTGGACAATATTCCGCGGATTCGTACTTCGGTGTTGACTCAGAATGAGCAGGCGTTGGGTGGGTTGAACTATGGTGCGGATGATTTTGATCTGCCGATCGAGGATGAAGTGACGCAGAAGGCGGGGGCGACGATCAGCCTGGACTTTGAGCGAATACTGAACTATGCACGAGAGCTTGGGTATACGCCGACGTATCGGCATGTGTCGCTGGGGCAACCGCCGTGGGTTGAGGTTTAA
- a CDS encoding LytR/AlgR family response regulator transcription factor — translation MKLKTLIADDEPLARERLRFLLAGDDEVEVVGECRNGGEVLASLKASRVDVLFLDIQMPGRGGFEVIEQVGAAQMPVTVFVTAHNQHALRAFEVHALDYLTKPVEPERLKAALAQVKKRIASNTALLNQERLKQVLAELETGDVGAKEYPKRLLVPNGTKDTVVNVQEIEWIEAQDYYSCLHVGAKSFMLRETVKQLANTLDPNRFVRIHRSTIVNMDYVRELSREGRSEASVILTRGQRLKMSKTGWQNLVMASRKL, via the coding sequence ATGAAGCTGAAGACGCTGATTGCCGATGACGAACCACTGGCGCGAGAGCGGTTGCGTTTTCTGCTCGCCGGCGATGATGAGGTGGAGGTTGTCGGCGAGTGCAGGAACGGCGGCGAGGTGTTGGCCTCGCTGAAGGCGTCGCGGGTCGATGTTCTGTTTCTGGACATTCAGATGCCAGGCAGGGGAGGGTTTGAGGTGATCGAGCAGGTGGGTGCGGCGCAGATGCCGGTGACGGTATTTGTAACCGCACATAATCAGCATGCGCTGCGCGCGTTTGAGGTGCATGCGCTCGACTACCTGACGAAGCCTGTGGAACCGGAGCGACTGAAGGCTGCGCTGGCTCAGGTGAAGAAGCGTATTGCTTCGAATACGGCGTTGCTGAACCAGGAGCGGTTGAAGCAGGTTCTGGCTGAACTGGAGACGGGGGACGTTGGAGCGAAGGAGTATCCGAAGCGGCTGCTGGTTCCGAATGGAACGAAGGATACGGTGGTGAATGTTCAGGAGATCGAGTGGATTGAGGCGCAGGATTACTATTCGTGTCTGCATGTGGGGGCGAAGAGTTTTATGCTGCGGGAGACGGTGAAGCAACTGGCGAACACGCTGGACCCGAATCGCTTCGTTCGAATTCACCGATCTACGATTGTGAACATGGACTATGTGCGCGAGTTGTCGCGGGAGGGGCGTAGCGAGGCATCGGTGATCCTGACACGCGGGCAAAGGCTGAAGATGAGCAAGACAGGGTGGCAGAATCTGGTTATGGCGAGCCGCAAGCTTTGA